Proteins encoded together in one Candidatus Binatia bacterium window:
- a CDS encoding ABC transporter permease — MGVLKSLVENRALLLELVRRDIRSRFVGARFGLVWSLLNPAIQLASYTLIFGYLYAAPVAGDGEVPFIASLFCGLWPWWGFNEGVMRGLSALVDQGHLLRKVPIPPSAVVVAAVTASIFLQLVGFLLFLAIFGAIGLAPPRLSWLGLPVVVVVGWLLTTGLALVLAPLYLVVRDTLHVVAAVLTIGFFVSPVLYASDWLPEGVRGVASLNPLTGLLGLYRTVVLGSPWPSGTALGALVVAVAGSLLLARILFSRLERLLDEYW, encoded by the coding sequence GTGGGGGTCCTGAAGTCGCTGGTGGAGAATCGAGCCCTGCTTCTCGAACTCGTACGCCGTGACATTCGGTCCCGCTTCGTCGGGGCTCGGTTTGGCCTGGTGTGGTCGTTGCTGAATCCGGCGATTCAGCTGGCGTCGTACACGCTCATCTTTGGTTACCTCTACGCGGCGCCGGTGGCCGGTGACGGCGAGGTGCCGTTCATCGCTTCGCTTTTCTGCGGGTTATGGCCGTGGTGGGGTTTCAACGAGGGCGTCATGCGGGGCCTGAGTGCCCTCGTGGACCAGGGGCATTTACTTCGCAAGGTGCCGATCCCACCATCGGCGGTCGTCGTTGCCGCAGTGACCGCTTCGATCTTCCTGCAACTCGTGGGCTTTCTGCTCTTCCTGGCCATCTTTGGCGCGATCGGCCTCGCGCCGCCGCGTCTATCGTGGCTGGGGCTGCCCGTCGTGGTCGTCGTCGGTTGGCTGCTCACGACCGGGCTGGCCCTCGTTCTGGCGCCGCTGTATCTCGTCGTGCGCGACACGCTTCATGTGGTCGCGGCGGTCCTGACGATCGGTTTCTTCGTCTCGCCGGTGCTCTACGCGAGCGACTGGCTTCCCGAAGGCGTGCGTGGTGTCGCGTCGTTGAACCCCCTCACGGGACTGCTGGGCCTCTATCGCACCGTGGTTCTGGGGTCCCCGTGGCCCTCCGGGACGGCGCTCGGTGCGCTCGTTGTGGCTGTCGCGGGCAGCCTCCTCCTAGCCCGCATCTTGTTCTCTCGCCTCGAACGACTCCTTGACGAGTACTGGTGA